Proteins co-encoded in one Pseudarthrobacter chlorophenolicus A6 genomic window:
- a CDS encoding alpha-L-rhamnosidase: protein MTAPARLRAEHLREAMGLAVREPRLSWTPPAATAGQTAYRIMADNGWDTGRIASAESGGIAYGGPALDSRSRFDWRVRTWNVDSDGTETASDWSESMPVELGLLHPSDWTGQWISPGEEAVSPPGERPGYALTRTFTLPAAPDKARAYATAHGIYELFINGQRVGDQQLTPGSTSYNTTLQVQAYDVTALLTAGLNTIRAVLTDGWYRGTFGYTRDADMYGTHTAFLAQLELESEAGRQVIGTDPSWLVSATEVISADLMAGQRVDFRAYDTGSAPSAGKAPGVRAAVVRPGSFGALTGPLAPPTRVTEELAPVSITRLRNGHQVVDFGQNIHGWVRLAALGGPGETVTLEYGEALGRDGDVTRDHLRPHDFRVPGAFLDAGQVDTVTASGAPGEVFEPRHTSHGFQFVSVRGLATDLRPRDVTACLVRTDLERIGTFHCSDERLNKLHGIVEWSFLGNSCEVPTDCPQREKAGWTGDWQLFVPTAAYLYDVTGFTRKWLRDVRADQWDNGVIANISPSPGPAITSAEFMGFTNGSSGWGDAIVMVPWEAYLATGDASILAENWDAMNRWLGFVRTTAETRRHAARATQAPVPADHEKYLWDTGFHFGEWMEPDGPGPDLFASRTADNGIVATAYYRHTTDLMARIARALGLAAEAADLARLSDAIRDAWATEYLDESGRVTVASQANCVRALAFQLAGTEHRAAVTTQLVELIRDAGTHLGTGFLATPYLLPVLADHGHLGLAYELLMQDSEPSWLAMVDRGATTVWELWNGLDAGGAPHQSLNHYSKGAVVSFLHRYTAGLRQAPGSAGWNRIIIEPRPGAGLTSAATSHQGPHGPITVAWTLSTDALGPDEMTADGVLTLTADIPSGTTAEILLPGQPAAVVGPGHHVFSAATGGDTAHPELMRSTL, encoded by the coding sequence ATGACCGCCCCCGCCCGGCTCCGGGCCGAACACCTGCGCGAAGCCATGGGCCTGGCCGTCCGCGAACCCCGCCTCAGCTGGACGCCGCCCGCGGCAACCGCCGGTCAAACCGCGTACCGGATCATGGCGGACAACGGCTGGGACACCGGACGGATCGCGTCCGCGGAGTCCGGCGGCATCGCCTACGGCGGCCCTGCACTGGATTCCCGCAGCCGGTTCGACTGGCGGGTGCGCACCTGGAACGTCGATTCCGACGGCACGGAAACAGCCAGCGATTGGTCCGAGTCCATGCCCGTGGAGCTGGGCCTCCTGCACCCCTCGGACTGGACGGGGCAGTGGATCAGCCCCGGCGAGGAGGCGGTCAGCCCACCCGGCGAGCGCCCGGGATACGCTCTCACCAGGACCTTCACGCTGCCGGCGGCACCGGACAAGGCCCGCGCCTACGCCACCGCGCACGGCATCTACGAACTCTTTATTAACGGCCAACGCGTGGGCGACCAGCAGCTCACTCCGGGCTCCACCAGCTACAACACCACGCTCCAGGTCCAGGCCTATGACGTCACCGCCCTGCTCACCGCCGGGCTCAACACCATCCGGGCTGTCCTCACCGACGGCTGGTACCGCGGCACCTTCGGGTACACGCGCGACGCCGACATGTACGGCACGCACACCGCGTTCCTTGCCCAGCTTGAGCTGGAGTCCGAGGCCGGGCGGCAGGTCATCGGCACCGATCCGTCGTGGCTAGTGTCCGCCACGGAGGTCATCAGCGCGGACCTCATGGCGGGGCAGCGGGTTGATTTCCGGGCGTACGACACCGGGAGCGCGCCGTCCGCAGGCAAGGCACCCGGGGTGCGGGCCGCCGTCGTCCGTCCCGGCAGCTTCGGCGCGCTCACCGGTCCCCTCGCCCCGCCCACGAGGGTGACGGAGGAGCTGGCGCCGGTGTCCATCACGCGGCTGCGCAACGGACACCAGGTGGTGGACTTCGGCCAGAATATCCACGGGTGGGTCCGCCTAGCGGCACTTGGCGGGCCGGGCGAAACCGTCACCCTCGAATACGGTGAAGCCCTCGGCCGGGACGGCGACGTCACCCGGGACCATCTGCGGCCACACGACTTCCGCGTTCCCGGAGCTTTCCTGGACGCCGGGCAGGTGGACACCGTCACCGCTTCCGGCGCTCCCGGCGAAGTCTTCGAGCCCCGGCACACCTCGCACGGCTTCCAGTTCGTTTCGGTCCGGGGCCTCGCCACGGACCTCCGCCCGCGAGACGTCACTGCCTGCCTGGTCCGGACCGACCTGGAACGCATCGGCACCTTCCACTGCAGCGACGAACGGCTGAACAAGCTCCACGGGATTGTGGAGTGGAGCTTCCTGGGCAACTCCTGCGAGGTCCCCACCGACTGCCCGCAGCGTGAGAAGGCCGGCTGGACCGGCGACTGGCAGCTGTTCGTCCCCACCGCCGCGTACCTGTACGACGTCACCGGCTTCACCCGCAAGTGGCTCCGCGACGTCCGCGCCGACCAGTGGGACAACGGCGTCATCGCCAACATCTCGCCGTCGCCCGGCCCCGCCATCACCTCGGCGGAGTTCATGGGCTTCACGAACGGCTCCTCCGGCTGGGGTGACGCGATCGTCATGGTGCCCTGGGAGGCCTACCTGGCCACCGGGGACGCCTCGATCCTCGCCGAAAACTGGGACGCCATGAACCGGTGGCTGGGCTTTGTCCGCACCACGGCGGAAACCCGGCGGCATGCAGCCCGCGCAACGCAGGCGCCTGTCCCGGCCGATCACGAAAAGTACCTGTGGGACACCGGCTTCCACTTCGGTGAATGGATGGAACCGGACGGCCCCGGGCCGGACCTGTTCGCCTCCCGCACCGCGGACAACGGCATCGTGGCCACCGCCTACTACCGGCACACCACGGACCTGATGGCCCGCATCGCCCGGGCCCTGGGGTTGGCGGCCGAAGCCGCTGACCTCGCTAGACTCTCGGACGCCATCAGGGACGCCTGGGCAACGGAATACCTCGACGAGTCCGGCCGGGTCACCGTGGCCAGCCAGGCCAACTGCGTCCGGGCCCTGGCGTTCCAGCTGGCCGGCACGGAGCACCGCGCCGCGGTCACCACGCAGCTGGTGGAACTGATCCGCGACGCCGGCACCCACCTGGGCACCGGCTTCCTGGCCACCCCCTACCTGCTCCCGGTCCTGGCCGACCACGGCCACCTGGGCCTTGCCTATGAACTGCTGATGCAGGACTCCGAGCCGTCCTGGCTGGCCATGGTGGACCGCGGCGCCACCACGGTCTGGGAACTGTGGAATGGCCTAGACGCCGGCGGCGCGCCGCACCAGTCGCTGAACCACTACAGCAAGGGCGCCGTGGTCTCCTTCCTGCACCGCTACACGGCCGGGCTCCGGCAGGCGCCCGGCAGCGCCGGCTGGAACAGGATCATCATCGAACCGCGCCCCGGCGCCGGCCTCACCTCCGCCGCCACCTCCCACCAGGGGCCGCACGGCCCGATCACCGTCGCCTGGACCCTGTCGACGGATGCTTTGGGGCCTGACGAAATGACGGCCGACGGCGTGCTGACGCTCACCGCGGACATCCCCTCCGGCACCACCGCCGAGATACTGCTGCCCGGCCAGCCGGCCGCCGTCGTGGGCCCCGGACACCATGTTTTCTCCGCCGCCACCGGCGGGGACACCGCACACCCCGAGCTGATGAGGAGCACACTATGA
- a CDS encoding alpha/beta hydrolase codes for MTVDRAADVLDPSRPDVSRPDVSRPDVSRPGGRDVPPFPVYDAPGTPEAASDASCVHREVTYARAIGFRPLKMDIWLPRQASGPTPLVLWVHGGAFQLGDRRELPPTFAPDSVFRLLNEAGIACATADYRHSLEAPFPAQLHDLKAALRYLREFAAELNIDPDRFGAWGESAGGHLVALLGLTGNRPDLDGGLGAQGHSAGVSAVVDFYGVSSLADIPPMHSPEDLFPPALTAAVPPGMTLQPEYMLVGGSDAPDLLAAASPVSYVTEDAAPFLLVHGDSDGLVPHSQTDLLAAALAEAGVEYEVVTVKGGDHCFFGAEDQMDSILALAVGYLSGKLGTP; via the coding sequence ATGACAGTGGACCGCGCTGCAGACGTACTTGACCCTTCCCGCCCTGACGTTTCGCGTCCCGATGTTTCCCGCCCTGATGTTTCCCGCCCTGGAGGGCGGGATGTCCCGCCGTTCCCCGTGTACGACGCACCCGGCACCCCGGAGGCCGCCTCGGACGCCTCGTGCGTGCACCGCGAAGTCACATATGCCCGCGCCATCGGGTTCCGTCCCCTGAAGATGGACATCTGGCTGCCGCGGCAGGCATCCGGCCCTACGCCGCTGGTGCTGTGGGTACACGGCGGCGCGTTCCAGCTGGGGGACCGGCGTGAACTGCCGCCCACGTTCGCGCCGGATTCGGTCTTCAGGCTGCTGAACGAGGCCGGGATCGCCTGCGCCACCGCGGACTACCGGCACTCGCTGGAAGCGCCGTTTCCGGCCCAGCTCCATGACCTCAAGGCCGCCCTGCGCTACCTCCGCGAATTTGCCGCGGAGCTGAACATCGATCCGGACAGGTTCGGCGCCTGGGGCGAGTCGGCCGGCGGACACCTGGTGGCGCTGCTGGGGCTCACCGGCAACCGCCCGGACCTGGATGGCGGCCTCGGCGCGCAGGGGCACTCCGCGGGCGTCAGCGCCGTCGTCGACTTCTACGGCGTGTCCTCCCTGGCGGACATCCCGCCCATGCATAGCCCGGAGGACCTGTTCCCGCCCGCGCTTACGGCAGCGGTCCCGCCCGGCATGACGCTGCAGCCGGAATACATGCTGGTGGGCGGCTCGGACGCCCCGGACCTGCTGGCGGCGGCCAGCCCCGTCAGCTACGTGACCGAAGATGCCGCGCCTTTCCTGCTGGTCCACGGCGACAGCGATGGGCTGGTTCCGCATTCCCAGACCGACCTGCTGGCTGCCGCGCTCGCGGAGGCCGGCGTGGAATACGAGGTGGTCACCGTTAAAGGCGGCGATCACTGCTTCTTCGGCGCCGAGGACCAGATGGACTCCATCCTGGCCCTCGCCGTCGGCTACCTCTCCGGGAAGCTTGGAACACCATGA
- a CDS encoding alpha/beta hydrolase → MTPRETAQQAARQVPGAPAAGFAEYLASPEGPRFLNPDAERSSGPDVPIRTVTAEGRHGPVAIRIYGEAPGADTPALVWLHGGGFVSGSVDIPESDYLARVLAGLGTPVLSVDYRLARDGVSYPIPHDDALAGWFWARKNATSLGLDPDLLCLGGAGAGGNLAVGAALYLIDAGKPLPAKLLLAYPFLHAELPPPAAGLDGEVMAGLPRHLRFTLEDCIRTAENYVGGPVSMAPSYAMPGYADPAGLPPTALLACEYDDARGSAELFAASLEQAKVPVNYFLAEGGVHGHLNHTAGLPEGKAALDFLASELRAAGER, encoded by the coding sequence ATGACGCCACGCGAAACAGCCCAGCAGGCAGCCCGGCAGGTACCCGGAGCCCCGGCCGCCGGGTTTGCCGAATACCTTGCCTCGCCGGAAGGCCCCAGGTTCCTGAACCCCGACGCCGAGCGGTCGTCTGGCCCCGACGTTCCCATCCGCACGGTGACCGCCGAGGGGCGGCACGGCCCCGTGGCCATCCGGATCTACGGTGAAGCCCCCGGGGCGGACACCCCGGCCCTGGTGTGGCTGCACGGCGGCGGCTTCGTCAGCGGCAGCGTGGACATTCCCGAATCGGACTACCTGGCGCGCGTACTGGCCGGTTTGGGCACTCCGGTGCTGTCTGTGGACTACCGGCTGGCGCGCGACGGCGTGTCCTACCCCATCCCGCATGACGATGCCCTGGCCGGCTGGTTCTGGGCCAGGAAGAACGCCACCTCGCTGGGCCTGGATCCGGACCTGCTGTGCCTGGGCGGTGCCGGCGCGGGCGGCAACCTGGCCGTGGGGGCCGCGCTGTACCTGATTGATGCCGGCAAGCCGCTGCCCGCCAAGCTCCTGCTGGCCTATCCCTTCCTGCACGCCGAACTCCCACCGCCCGCAGCCGGGTTGGACGGCGAGGTCATGGCAGGCCTGCCCCGGCACCTGCGCTTCACCCTGGAGGACTGCATCCGGACAGCGGAGAACTACGTGGGCGGCCCGGTCAGCATGGCGCCGTCCTACGCGATGCCCGGGTATGCGGACCCGGCAGGGCTCCCGCCAACGGCCCTTCTTGCCTGCGAGTACGACGACGCCCGGGGATCGGCCGAGCTCTTCGCCGCCAGCCTGGAACAGGCCAAAGTCCCCGTCAACTACTTCCTCGCCGAAGGCGGCGTGCACGGGCACCTGAACCACACGGCCGGGCTGCCCGAAGGCAAGGCTGCGCTGGATTTCCTGGCATCTGAACTCCGGGCCGCGGGGGAGCGGTAG
- a CDS encoding glycoside hydrolase family 26 protein, protein MSDHSSTEQESTRSRLFFSRARDWALPVAAVLAAAGIGVAGISSGLANRDRPAGETPATSAVPADLPSCPVTDGKALAPASGVLFGINSDLDTKPLATYAAELGHKPAVAVSYVDFPYGDQDRDRLKDTAAKVRADGRILLLTLEPKQDLGSVTPEVAAALAQDLAGINAAGVPVIVRFGHEMNGFWFPWAQQPLEYKAAFTRVADAVHAGAPGSAMMWAPSYAGGYAYPGRQYGVEAGSPDFAALDTNNDGALNTADDPYAPYYPGDDAVDWVGLSLFHWGSTYPWGENEVPEAGKFAGQLTGNYNGANGDERSLPDFYAEYAVNHNKPLAIPGTAALYNPGAGGAPETAIKQAWWEQVFSPQTREQFPQLKMLNWFEWDKDEAEVGGRIDWTVTSTPALRDSFAAALPGWLEYGGGTGCGAGGS, encoded by the coding sequence ATGTCCGACCATTCGTCTACCGAGCAGGAAAGCACCAGGAGTCGGTTGTTTTTCAGCCGTGCCAGGGACTGGGCGCTCCCCGTGGCGGCGGTGCTGGCCGCCGCAGGCATCGGCGTGGCGGGCATCTCCAGCGGGCTGGCCAACCGGGACCGCCCCGCCGGGGAAACGCCGGCAACCTCCGCCGTCCCGGCGGACCTTCCCTCCTGCCCGGTGACGGACGGGAAAGCCCTGGCGCCGGCGTCGGGCGTCCTCTTCGGCATCAACTCGGACCTGGACACCAAGCCGCTGGCCACCTACGCGGCGGAACTTGGCCACAAACCGGCCGTGGCCGTGTCCTACGTCGACTTTCCCTACGGCGACCAGGACCGGGACCGGCTCAAAGACACCGCCGCGAAGGTCCGGGCTGACGGGCGGATCCTGCTGCTCACCCTCGAACCGAAACAGGACCTCGGATCCGTCACCCCGGAGGTCGCCGCCGCCCTGGCACAGGACCTGGCCGGCATCAACGCCGCCGGTGTTCCCGTGATTGTCCGCTTCGGGCACGAGATGAACGGCTTCTGGTTCCCCTGGGCGCAGCAGCCGCTCGAATACAAAGCAGCCTTCACCCGGGTGGCGGACGCGGTCCACGCCGGGGCGCCGGGTTCAGCCATGATGTGGGCGCCGTCCTACGCCGGCGGGTATGCCTACCCGGGCCGGCAGTACGGGGTTGAAGCGGGCTCGCCGGACTTCGCCGCCCTGGATACAAACAACGACGGCGCCCTCAACACCGCGGACGATCCCTACGCCCCGTACTACCCGGGCGATGACGCGGTGGACTGGGTGGGCCTGTCCCTGTTCCACTGGGGCTCCACCTACCCGTGGGGCGAGAACGAGGTGCCCGAAGCGGGCAAGTTCGCCGGGCAGCTCACCGGCAACTACAACGGCGCCAACGGGGACGAGCGCTCCCTGCCGGACTTCTACGCGGAGTACGCCGTGAACCACAACAAGCCGCTGGCAATCCCGGGAACGGCCGCCCTCTACAACCCCGGTGCCGGCGGTGCCCCGGAAACCGCCATCAAGCAGGCGTGGTGGGAGCAGGTCTTCAGCCCGCAAACCCGTGAGCAGTTCCCGCAGCTGAAAATGCTCAACTGGTTCGAATGGGACAAGGACGAGGCCGAGGTGGGCGGCCGGATTGACTGGACCGTCACCAGCACCCCGGCCCTCCGGGACTCGTTCGCTGCCGCCCTGCCGGGCTGGCTTGAATACGGCGGCGGCACCGGCTGCGGCGCGGGCGGGTCCTAG
- a CDS encoding nuclear transport factor 2 family protein, which translates to MDGTGSNEKVVQRLIQCINDRHIEVMDELFHDDAVMHWPQSGEYVRGAENRRGIYNAFPQLPTITPRRLTSGGNLVVAEASLDYGGPVYETVFIFEFRDGRIATETAYWSEAFPAPEWRSQWAEIG; encoded by the coding sequence ATGGATGGGACGGGCAGCAACGAGAAGGTGGTGCAACGGCTGATCCAGTGCATCAACGACCGGCATATCGAGGTCATGGACGAACTGTTCCATGACGACGCGGTCATGCACTGGCCCCAGTCCGGCGAATACGTCCGCGGCGCGGAGAACCGGCGCGGCATCTACAACGCCTTTCCCCAACTGCCCACCATCACGCCGCGGCGGCTGACCAGCGGCGGAAACCTGGTGGTGGCCGAGGCATCCCTGGACTACGGCGGGCCCGTCTACGAAACCGTGTTCATCTTTGAATTCCGGGACGGCCGCATCGCCACGGAGACCGCCTACTGGAGCGAGGCGTTCCCGGCACCCGAATGGCGGTCACAGTGGGCGGAAATCGGTTAG
- a CDS encoding glycerate kinase: MAAATAKTVLIAPDKFKGSLTAAEVAEALADGIRSAASVTGQSAGIRCELLPLADGGDGSVDAAVAAGFARRSCTVSGPTGRPVQAGIAFDGVTAVVEVANTCGLGLLPHGTLEPLDASSRGFGEAVLTALGLNPARIVLALGGSASTDGGMGMLTALGFTFRDSHGRVLASSGRNLAAISSVDVRPVPELAGTELIVASDVSNPLAGPDGAPAVFGPQKGATVGDIAALDQGLGNLVAALGQAGMGSAAELAAHPGAGSAGGIGFACLLLGARQVSGADYFLDLLDFDARREPCDVVITGEGSIDEQTLAGKLPAAVARRSGNRAVLAVAGRSLLPRERWADLPLDRVYALSDYTELDSSRDPELSAALLRRIGREIGQDLGQNAGPA; encoded by the coding sequence ATGGCTGCAGCAACCGCGAAAACCGTGCTCATCGCCCCGGACAAATTCAAGGGAAGCCTCACCGCTGCTGAAGTGGCGGAAGCCCTGGCGGACGGCATCCGCTCAGCGGCCAGTGTCACGGGACAGTCCGCAGGAATCCGGTGCGAGCTGCTTCCCCTGGCCGACGGCGGCGACGGCAGCGTGGACGCCGCCGTCGCGGCAGGTTTCGCCCGACGCAGCTGCACGGTCTCCGGGCCCACCGGCCGGCCGGTACAGGCAGGCATCGCGTTCGACGGCGTCACGGCCGTGGTGGAGGTGGCCAACACCTGCGGGCTCGGGCTGCTTCCCCACGGGACGCTGGAACCCCTGGATGCCTCCAGCCGCGGTTTCGGCGAAGCCGTCCTGACGGCCCTCGGCCTGAATCCGGCCAGGATCGTGCTGGCACTGGGCGGCAGCGCCAGCACTGACGGCGGCATGGGCATGCTGACGGCCCTGGGCTTCACGTTCCGCGACAGCCACGGCCGCGTGCTGGCAAGCTCTGGCAGGAACCTCGCAGCGATCAGCTCCGTGGACGTCCGGCCAGTACCGGAGCTGGCAGGCACGGAGCTCATCGTGGCAAGCGATGTGTCCAACCCGCTGGCCGGGCCGGACGGCGCTCCGGCGGTATTCGGACCCCAGAAGGGTGCCACGGTTGGCGACATCGCCGCCCTTGACCAAGGCCTCGGCAACCTGGTGGCGGCCCTAGGGCAGGCGGGCATGGGTTCCGCTGCGGAGCTCGCTGCCCATCCGGGCGCCGGCAGCGCCGGCGGCATCGGCTTCGCCTGCCTGCTGCTGGGGGCACGCCAGGTTTCCGGGGCCGACTACTTCCTGGACCTGCTGGACTTTGACGCACGCCGGGAGCCCTGCGACGTGGTCATCACCGGCGAAGGAAGCATCGACGAACAGACGCTGGCCGGGAAACTGCCGGCCGCCGTCGCCCGCCGCTCAGGAAACCGCGCGGTCCTCGCCGTGGCAGGACGCTCGCTCCTGCCACGGGAGCGCTGGGCGGACCTGCCGCTGGACCGGGTTTACGCACTTTCGGACTACACGGAGCTGGATTCGTCCCGCGATCCGGAACTGTCCGCCGCCCTGCTGCGCCGGATCGGCAGGGAAATCGGGCAGGACCTCGGACAGAACGCCGGGCCGGCCTAA
- the dctA gene encoding C4-dicarboxylate transporter DctA, with protein MDHITTAPGTQAPAKTRWYKQLYFWVLTAIVIGILTGWLAPAAGIAMEPIGTTFINAMKMLIGPIVFLTIVGGIASVADLKKVGMTGLKALTYFQVGTICAMVFGLVAINLFRLGDGVNADAASLKTTDSAAKLIDAGAHQEWWQFLTHIIPDSIIAPFVEGDILQIIFIAVIFGIALNALGKVGAPVLDGVQRLTGVMFKILAFIMKAAPLGAFGAMAYAVGKYGVSSLTSMGGLIALFYVTSILFIVVVLGSVMAFLKLNIFKMIRHFKEEYLLILGTSSSEPALPGLMRKLEHAGVKKETVGLVVPTGYSFNLDGAAIYLSLAALYIAQATNTDLTIGQQLGLLAVMLLTSKGAAGVAGGGFIALTATLTTIGTIPAAGIMLIFGIDKFMSECRAVVNFTGNAVATLFIAWWDRSLDADRTRRVFNGESVEPLQAEDPLHVNEVTDTDEDLVEYGHHSSKDQEPDGSAPRHAADAGHTSADRRPAYSETV; from the coding sequence ATGGACCACATCACCACCGCTCCAGGAACACAAGCACCAGCCAAGACCCGCTGGTACAAACAGCTGTACTTCTGGGTACTGACCGCCATTGTTATCGGCATCCTGACCGGCTGGCTGGCGCCGGCAGCCGGAATAGCCATGGAACCCATCGGCACCACCTTCATCAACGCGATGAAGATGCTCATTGGTCCCATCGTGTTCCTCACCATCGTGGGCGGCATAGCGAGCGTGGCTGACCTGAAGAAAGTGGGCATGACGGGCCTGAAAGCCCTCACGTACTTCCAGGTTGGCACCATTTGCGCCATGGTTTTCGGGCTTGTTGCCATCAACCTGTTCCGCCTGGGCGACGGTGTCAACGCCGACGCCGCCTCGCTGAAGACTACCGATTCCGCTGCGAAGCTGATCGATGCCGGTGCGCACCAGGAGTGGTGGCAGTTCCTGACCCACATCATTCCCGACAGCATCATCGCCCCGTTTGTTGAGGGGGACATCCTCCAGATCATCTTCATCGCCGTCATCTTCGGCATCGCCCTGAACGCCCTGGGCAAGGTGGGCGCCCCAGTATTGGACGGCGTCCAGCGCCTTACCGGAGTGATGTTCAAAATCCTGGCCTTCATCATGAAGGCCGCCCCGCTGGGTGCATTCGGCGCCATGGCTTACGCCGTGGGCAAGTACGGTGTTTCGTCCCTGACCAGCATGGGCGGGCTGATTGCCCTGTTTTACGTCACCTCCATCCTCTTCATCGTGGTGGTTCTTGGCTCCGTCATGGCGTTCCTGAAGCTGAACATCTTCAAGATGATCCGGCACTTCAAGGAGGAATACCTCCTGATCCTGGGTACATCAAGCTCCGAACCGGCCCTTCCCGGCCTGATGCGCAAGCTCGAGCACGCAGGCGTCAAGAAGGAGACTGTGGGCCTGGTGGTCCCCACCGGCTACAGCTTTAACCTCGACGGCGCGGCCATCTACCTGTCCCTCGCCGCGCTGTACATCGCCCAGGCCACCAACACGGACCTCACCATCGGCCAGCAGCTAGGGTTGCTCGCCGTCATGCTGCTCACCTCCAAGGGCGCAGCGGGGGTCGCCGGCGGCGGGTTCATCGCCCTGACCGCCACCCTCACCACCATCGGCACCATCCCTGCCGCCGGCATCATGCTGATCTTCGGCATCGACAAGTTCATGTCCGAATGCCGCGCCGTGGTCAACTTCACGGGCAACGCTGTGGCCACCCTGTTCATCGCCTGGTGGGACAGGAGCCTTGATGCCGACCGAACCCGGCGGGTCTTCAATGGCGAAAGCGTGGAACCCCTCCAGGCGGAGGACCCCTTGCACGTCAACGAGGTAACTGACACTGACGAAGACCTCGTGGAGTACGGCCACCACTCCTCCAAGGACCAGGAACCCGACGGTTCGGCACCCAGGCATGCTGCCGACGCCGGGCACACATCCGCTGACCGCCGCCCGGCCTATTCGGAGACTGTCTGA
- a CDS encoding tartrate dehydrogenase encodes MSTTQTFSIASIPADGVGKEVVSAGRRVLDALAGSSNGKFAFDWTEFPWGSEYYAKTGLMMDPKGLEALKDFDAIYFGAVGWENVPDHVSLWGLRLNITQNFDQWANIRPVKFLPGVQSPLRKADTTELDWVVVRENSEGEYAGLGGRNLSGRGPGNEVALQTALFTEKGCERIMRFAFELARTRTVKKVSSVTKSNAQQYGMVLWDEVFNRVALDYPDVQTESVLVDAMSAKFILKPEDLSVVVASNLNADILSDLGSALAGSLGLAASANLNPERRFPSMFEPVHGSAPDIAGKGISNPIGAIASAALMLDHFGLHEEARKVEAAIEAATGSGHLTRDVGGEANTEDVTEAIIKALTLSPATV; translated from the coding sequence ATGAGCACCACCCAGACGTTCAGCATCGCTTCCATCCCCGCCGACGGCGTGGGCAAAGAGGTCGTTTCAGCCGGCCGCCGGGTCCTGGACGCCCTCGCCGGAAGCTCCAACGGCAAGTTCGCCTTCGACTGGACCGAGTTCCCCTGGGGCTCGGAGTACTACGCCAAGACCGGCCTGATGATGGACCCCAAGGGCCTGGAAGCCCTCAAGGACTTCGATGCCATCTACTTCGGCGCCGTCGGCTGGGAAAACGTCCCGGACCACGTCAGCCTGTGGGGCCTGCGCCTGAACATCACCCAGAACTTCGACCAGTGGGCCAACATCCGCCCGGTGAAGTTCCTCCCCGGAGTGCAGTCCCCGCTGCGCAAGGCCGACACCACTGAGCTCGACTGGGTGGTGGTCCGTGAAAACAGCGAAGGCGAGTACGCCGGCCTGGGCGGACGCAACCTCAGCGGACGCGGCCCCGGCAATGAGGTGGCCCTGCAGACCGCGCTGTTCACCGAAAAGGGCTGCGAGCGCATCATGCGCTTCGCCTTCGAACTGGCCCGCACCCGCACGGTCAAGAAGGTGTCCTCGGTAACCAAGTCCAACGCCCAGCAGTACGGCATGGTCCTGTGGGACGAAGTCTTCAACCGCGTGGCCCTTGACTACCCCGATGTGCAGACCGAAAGCGTCCTGGTGGACGCGATGAGTGCCAAGTTCATCCTCAAGCCCGAGGACCTGTCCGTAGTGGTGGCGTCCAACCTGAACGCCGACATCCTCTCCGACCTCGGTTCCGCCCTGGCCGGCAGCCTGGGCCTGGCCGCCAGCGCCAACCTCAACCCGGAACGCCGCTTCCCGTCCATGTTCGAACCGGTCCACGGTTCCGCCCCGGACATCGCCGGCAAGGGCATCAGCAACCCGATCGGCGCGATCGCCAGCGCGGCCCTCATGCTGGACCACTTCGGCCTGCACGAGGAAGCCCGCAAGGTCGAGGCAGCCATCGAGGCAGCCACGGGCAGCGGGCACCTGACCCGCGATGTCGGCGGCGAAGCCAATACCGAGGACGTCACCGAGGCCATCATCAAGGCCCTGACCCTGTCCCCGGCCACCGTCTAG